The following proteins are encoded in a genomic region of uncultured Fusobacterium sp.:
- a CDS encoding TetR/AcrR family transcriptional regulator, whose protein sequence is MEGKGKKEQILEAAMSLILKNGYSHTSVEDITNSIGIAKGSFYTYFKSKNLLLRTIIEEQIESIIEQQESQLKEGKDFDEILLNNIVSRVKFLKKDLKRQLVLINLARNVDVLGKEVRDLMVKMETINYNFIKKLLNRYNSQLKLTENEMDQYSQIINFIIRGFKMANVFFDDNGEDNFFIKDIAEAEKRINHKSFDEGIEFMYKSILKMLK, encoded by the coding sequence ATGGAAGGAAAGGGGAAAAAAGAGCAGATATTAGAAGCAGCAATGTCTTTGATATTGAAAAATGGATATTCCCATACATCAGTTGAAGATATAACTAATTCTATTGGGATAGCCAAAGGAAGTTTCTATACATATTTTAAAAGTAAAAATCTTCTTTTGAGAACGATTATAGAGGAACAGATTGAAAGTATTATTGAACAACAGGAAAGTCAATTAAAAGAAGGAAAAGATTTTGATGAAATTTTATTAAATAATATAGTTTCAAGGGTAAAGTTTTTAAAGAAAGATTTAAAAAGGCAACTTGTATTAATAAATCTTGCTAGAAATGTAGATGTTTTAGGAAAAGAAGTTAGAGATTTAATGGTAAAAATGGAAACTATAAATTATAATTTTATAAAAAAGTTATTAAATAGATATAATTCTCAATTAAAATTAACTGAAAATGAAATGGACCAGTATTCTCAAATTATTAACTTTATAATTAGAGGGTTTAAAATGGCCAATGTTTTTTTTGATGACAATGGTGAAGATAACTTCTTTATAAAAGATATTGCAGAAGCTGAAAAAAGAATAAATCATAAAAGTTTTGATGAAGGAATTGAATTTATGTATAAGAGTATATTAAAAATGTTAAAATAA
- a CDS encoding TolC family protein yields MKKILGLLLILSSSVFAREITLDQAIQMALENSKEIKISEKDVEVSKLKVGMAFKDALPSVVYNGTYTRSEYERDIYRHTNDRVSDRKGGYTQTITISQPIFQGGAVLGGIKGAQAYKKISNLLYMGERRDVRLETILNYSNIVKFEKDLEALEASHKELKARYEKQKAQLDLRLITKTDILKTEYSMLEVESQIIGTKNRIEIEKEKLRIKTGLVNDKNIEVVEFTVPENLSRNIDFAKDKNQALTDSIGALTAKYYVEAADASKIISRADMLPKVNAFASYGTSERTKYNPTIDEAEWRGGVQVTWNVFEFGKNYDNYRVASITKEQEELREKSSKDNIGVNVTDAYLELIRMEKERSSKERAMEAAIENFKMDQERYDAGLISTVDFLLSETQMREAKVAFNQVVIDYLYAFEKYRSMLI; encoded by the coding sequence ATGAAGAAAATATTAGGATTGCTTTTAATATTAAGTAGTTCTGTGTTTGCTAGAGAAATTACTTTGGATCAAGCTATTCAAATGGCTCTAGAAAATAGTAAGGAGATAAAAATCTCTGAAAAAGATGTAGAAGTATCAAAATTAAAAGTAGGAATGGCTTTTAAAGATGCTTTACCAAGTGTTGTATATAATGGAACATATACAAGAAGTGAGTATGAACGTGATATATACAGACATACAAATGATAGAGTAAGTGATAGAAAAGGTGGATATACTCAAACAATAACTATATCACAACCTATATTTCAAGGAGGAGCAGTACTTGGAGGAATAAAAGGTGCTCAAGCTTATAAAAAGATCTCTAATCTTTTATATATGGGAGAGAGAAGAGATGTAAGACTTGAAACAATCTTAAATTATTCAAATATAGTTAAATTTGAAAAGGATTTAGAAGCTCTTGAAGCATCTCATAAAGAGTTAAAAGCTAGATATGAAAAACAAAAAGCTCAATTAGATTTGAGATTAATAACTAAGACAGATATTTTAAAAACAGAATATTCAATGTTAGAAGTTGAATCTCAAATCATTGGAACAAAAAATAGAATAGAGATTGAAAAAGAAAAATTAAGAATAAAAACAGGTTTAGTAAATGATAAAAATATAGAAGTAGTTGAGTTTACAGTGCCTGAAAATTTAAGTAGAAATATAGATTTTGCTAAAGATAAAAATCAAGCTTTAACAGATAGTATAGGAGCTCTTACTGCTAAATATTATGTAGAAGCAGCAGATGCATCTAAGATAATATCTAGGGCAGATATGCTACCAAAAGTTAATGCTTTTGCAAGTTATGGAACTTCAGAAAGAACAAAATACAATCCGACAATTGATGAAGCAGAGTGGAGAGGTGGAGTTCAGGTTACATGGAATGTATTTGAGTTTGGAAAAAATTATGATAATTATAGAGTTGCTTCAATCACTAAAGAACAAGAGGAGTTAAGAGAGAAGAGCTCTAAAGATAATATTGGAGTTAATGTAACTGATGCTTATTTAGAGCTTATAAGAATGGAAAAAGAGAGAAGTTCTAAAGAAAGAGCTATGGAAGCAGCTATTGAAAACTTTAAAATGGATCAAGAAAGATATGATGCTGGACTTATATCAACTGTAGATTTTCTATTATCTGAAACTCAAATGAGAGAAGCAAAAGTTGCATTTAATCAAGTTGTAATTGATTATCTATATGCCTTTGAAAAATATAGATCAATGCTTATTTAA